From the genome of Acidobacteriota bacterium, one region includes:
- a CDS encoding ATP-binding protein — translation MKRWTAAAPLVTMLLTLAITSLLVYDHLAHHSELKRQLLLEKSARLDDTCEHVRGFFNGIHTVLSFISHDAGVTTSGFHSYPLVEDIAAGPLKRGELKGLYVLENQPDWTLRPLVPVGDSIHNGSEIADLGCVRSALEMQRSSFDRNPDLRGLLSDPVFRNVGPECVLYSVPVRSGGKLDGMIVGVVPTGSLAAELQSNDYRPSVLLAGEGGTIVSCGEGSEAMYDWFNSRFRQHGVASVFADRPAAFRIGSGMILWRTATLPSGQPLWLAVQYHESVLLEQGGYLHHWVIPIAGLATALVLALMAGLVLLRRGDTRRFVRERQCAEAQRQKLQQELERSRRMESVGLLAGGVAHDLNNMIGPLVAYPELILSELPDDSPVRRDLEIIGKSARRAAEVVQDLLAMARRGRYEMRPVNLNELVEEYLDSAGFRDQRSRHPAVAVNTPLDHSIANVMGSPAHLSKVVMNLVINAYDAMPDGGTLNISTGQAYLDRLQSGYDQIDKGEYVLLTVTDSGIGINPQDIPNVFEPYYSKKKMGRSGSGLGLAVVYGILKDHEGYYDVRSEVGTGSDFTMYFPITHVAADQAARAEARTGTESILVVDDVPEQLELTCRLLSGLGYVVEGVGTGREAAACVQRTPPDLVVLDMILEKDFDGLDAYREMAKYHPGQKAVVVSGFTATRRVQQLLAQCAGQFLEKPFTREMLGEAVRLELDRTCPEAVAPQDRGAVPDRQT, via the coding sequence ATGAAGCGTTGGACAGCGGCGGCGCCGCTGGTCACGATGTTACTGACCCTGGCCATTACGAGTCTCCTCGTGTATGACCACCTGGCGCATCACTCCGAGCTGAAAAGACAACTCCTGCTCGAGAAGTCTGCCAGGCTGGACGATACGTGCGAGCACGTGCGAGGGTTCTTCAACGGCATTCATACCGTGCTGTCGTTCATCAGCCACGACGCAGGCGTGACAACGTCCGGATTTCATTCTTATCCGCTGGTTGAGGATATCGCAGCCGGACCTCTGAAGCGAGGCGAGTTGAAGGGGTTGTACGTCCTTGAAAATCAACCGGACTGGACTCTGCGGCCGCTCGTGCCCGTCGGAGACAGTATCCATAACGGCTCAGAGATTGCGGATCTCGGGTGCGTGCGATCTGCTCTCGAAATGCAGAGAAGCTCGTTTGACCGCAATCCGGACCTCAGGGGGCTTTTGAGCGATCCCGTTTTCCGGAATGTCGGTCCGGAGTGCGTGCTTTACTCGGTGCCGGTCAGGTCAGGGGGGAAACTGGACGGTATGATTGTCGGTGTGGTTCCGACCGGCAGTCTCGCCGCAGAACTGCAGAGCAACGACTACCGGCCCTCGGTTCTCCTGGCCGGTGAAGGCGGTACGATTGTAAGTTGCGGTGAAGGTTCGGAGGCCATGTATGACTGGTTCAACTCGCGGTTCCGCCAGCATGGGGTGGCCTCCGTCTTTGCCGACCGTCCCGCCGCGTTCAGGATCGGGTCGGGGATGATACTGTGGAGGACGGCCACTCTGCCCTCCGGGCAGCCGCTGTGGCTGGCCGTGCAATACCATGAGTCGGTGCTCCTGGAACAGGGTGGGTATCTTCATCACTGGGTAATTCCAATAGCAGGACTTGCAACCGCTCTGGTCCTGGCACTGATGGCCGGCCTGGTGCTCCTCAGGCGCGGTGATACGCGCCGGTTCGTCCGTGAACGTCAGTGCGCCGAAGCACAACGTCAGAAGCTCCAGCAGGAGCTCGAGCGCTCGCGCAGAATGGAGTCGGTTGGGCTGCTGGCGGGCGGGGTGGCGCATGACCTGAACAACATGATCGGCCCGCTGGTTGCATACCCGGAACTCATACTCTCGGAGCTTCCTGACGACAGTCCCGTTCGCCGTGACCTTGAGATTATCGGTAAGTCCGCCAGGCGGGCAGCCGAGGTCGTTCAGGACCTGCTGGCGATGGCGCGCCGCGGCCGCTACGAAATGAGACCGGTCAACCTGAACGAGCTTGTCGAGGAATACCTTGATTCGGCCGGTTTTCGGGACCAGAGATCGCGGCATCCGGCGGTCGCGGTGAATACTCCCCTGGATCACTCGATTGCCAACGTCATGGGGTCACCGGCTCACCTTTCCAAGGTAGTCATGAATCTGGTGATTAACGCATACGACGCCATGCCGGACGGCGGCACGCTTAACATCAGCACCGGGCAGGCCTATCTCGACCGACTCCAGAGCGGGTATGACCAGATTGACAAGGGTGAATACGTGCTGCTGACCGTGACTGACAGCGGGATTGGCATCAACCCGCAGGACATTCCGAACGTCTTCGAACCCTATTATTCCAAGAAGAAGATGGGACGAAGCGGCAGCGGGCTTGGGCTGGCCGTGGTGTACGGCATTCTGAAAGATCACGAGGGCTATTACGACGTTCGTTCGGAGGTCGGCACGGGCAGCGATTTCACCATGTATTTCCCGATTACACATGTGGCCGCGGACCAGGCTGCCCGGGCCGAGGCCCGCACCGGCACAGAGTCCATTCTCGTGGTGGACGACGTCCCCGAACAGCTTGAGTTGACCTGTCGACTGCTCTCCGGCCTTGGCTACGTGGTCGAAGGTGTCGGCACCGGGAGGGAGGCCGCAGCCTGCGTGCAACGGACGCCGCCTGATCTGGTGGTCCTCGACATGATTCTTGAGAAAGACTTTGACGGTCTGGATGCGTACCGGGAGATGGCAAAATATCATCCCGGCCAAAAGGCCGTCGTCGTCAGCGGGTTCACGGCCACCAGGCGGGTGCAGCAACTCCTGGCCCAGTGTGCCGGTCAGTTCCTGGAGAAGCCGTTCACCCGCGAAATGCTCGGTGAGGCGGTGAGACTCGAACTGGATCGCACTTGCCCCGAAGCGGTGGCGCCACAGGATCGAGGGGCCGTGCCGGACCGGCAGACATGA